A genomic stretch from Nilaparvata lugens isolate BPH chromosome 8, ASM1435652v1, whole genome shotgun sequence includes:
- the LOC120352637 gene encoding interferon alpha-inducible protein 27-like protein 2B has product MELLVAGLAYIAPAVPSVVSTVGGWIGFSAVGPVAGSVAAGLQSAAGAVAAGSAFAVVQSTAMTTAAISSTTAAGGAVGTAAAAGAAVVALL; this is encoded by the coding sequence ATGGAGCTATTGGTCGCAGGTTTGGCATACATTGCACCAGCAGTGCCTAGTGTGGTTTCGACCGTGGGAGGCTGGATCGGATTCAGCGCAGTAGGCCCAGTTGCCGGGTCCGTAGCGGCTGGACTGCAGTCGGCTGCCGGGGCAGTAGCTGCCGGGTCGGCGTTCGCGGTCGTGCAGTCAACCGCCATGACGACTGCTGCCATATCCAGCACGACTGCGGCTGGAGGAGCTGTCGGTACAGCGGCTGCAGCCGGAGCTGCAGTTGTAGCTCTACTTTAG